Proteins from a single region of Euwallacea similis isolate ESF13 chromosome 21, ESF131.1, whole genome shotgun sequence:
- the DNApol-zeta gene encoding DNA polymerase zeta catalytic subunit isoform X2, whose translation MPYSVKIVVLDYYMSAPTPGLDVIYSEFRSSTISQVPVIRCFGSTETGQKICVHIHGVFPYFYIPYDGKSNPEELMYKLAAVIDKTINIQFNQATSNAQHVYKISLVSGIPMYGYHAKKHQFLKIYLYNPSLVLKVGALLLNKNILAQVFQPHEIHLNFTLQFMIDYNLHGMSSIVMSNLKFRFNPEKPDTDIDKDLFLPYSIQKTSLCELEGDVLAENILNKQEILSGNLAVNPGIATLWEDEKQRRRNNNQTSQLGCFLELKNMNVAPTKTHLVYQQALKERLAILSTDNVVEKELSPNVSIYPAETPSDLNIQNASLLDVHGSSSLELSLDDTIVSNNQNLDITLTSNDVSLDQDAQSFLRILEQLAEEKVVEAEEEGCVLSQLPLLEQNDEIAEDDLDLSMPLELLTTPVKPYVDPGKYSSDSDENEDCFNTTLIPQTDGQHYSSDSDDGNLTEENLNESIMAKTTASQQYSGKSIPVIHTTKESDNCPKKSPDKLSLSPYVLLPRCTPIVKLRRLDIDQSHSVDTNDYHLPHQPPPSSKMQETFEKIMRLLKFRVNQLTLKRKLLSIGKVIKKNSIAQLAHGVKPKFRVKPYKTHFLNIFGTALKRNINQALPMRNMYINCDGAMDSSSEDEQNIALKTKSLRKTPRPSPYPSLAITLTNTPNGTKCGSGPADNKLPIPGNYKDCHSANQSLKVPYKHNLFSPQTTSSLNQTTTEEFISCTYSLKLALTTSQMSKQSYIPVQETQSCRDVSQSCDPLYGDTDLFSDNEDPNEHNLTVSEKYDLNSKFLAKEGCSTIFTPDSSVPSSGQSLSSDIPPYQLELQTSIKNQPSKPQAPTRSRVEATLTEYKIPKIQQQEPFYGNADDYTGFVEIGQRTLRIPSKIAAHLPDFESQYNAIEAFRRNFIENVVKLKWNANNVKNMKLAYCANKTVVLRPIKSAPSIRSVKNWEKNMSHHEESSPEPTPHEGRSKVFYIPDSPNNMNGDSDCELSLTPLTPLNSVIDHRKEKEKIIHPAKNESGNKSCQISGQTPYNTFGFEKSVQDLYAARAVEQHQYLTTMVLELHVRTRGDFKPDPQLDQIGAIFYSILNDIPENSPKKRKIRGVIAVNSLPVELEKIRADFLYGLEIDCDITYVKTEEALIYSVVELVRKWDADILTGYEIEMLSWGYLIERALVLSINLMPLLGRSELHKFGKSKLSYQEFETNIIGRIVLNVWRIMRHEIAVQSYTFESVVYHILHRRIPLYPFKDLTFWWDHCSNLYRHRTVRYYLLRVDTILELFHKLDFINRTSELARLFGIMFYEVLSRGSQFRVESMMLRLAKPLNFVPVSPDVKQRAHMKAPEFIPLVMEPESKMYTDPVIVLDFQSLYPSIIIAYNYCFTTCVGRVGNLGQNHPFEFGATQLKVPRKLLEKLSKRNLLNFSPCGVAFVKNKVREGILPRMLKEVLDTRLMVKNSMKENKGEDNLLKVLHNRQLGLKLIANVTYGYTAANFSGRMCCVEVGDSVVSKGRETLQRAIAVVEESTEWEARVVYGDTDSLFVLVPGRTKEEAFEIGKQIADAVTADNPDPVKLKLEKVYQPCILQTKKRYVGYMYESPDDEVPVYEAKGIETVRRDGCPAVSKMLQKCLTLLFETKNAGRASIQDLTFAKEYRGSSGYRPGACVPALELARKWILTDKRNEPRSGERVPYIIVNGPPGLPLIRLVRTPKDLLSDSALRPNALYYITKVIIPPLNRCLNLIGADVNIWFNQMPRKSTQYLPNTSPKIKTTISQYFISKMCACCSEPTLEGLCVTCSQKPHLAALVLMEKLRKWEQNYNNTLLICHSCTGYRDQVNCNSLDCPVLYRRIQTCNDLQQSAYVRELLETATIFGKTNFFDGR comes from the exons ATGCCATATTCAGTAAAAATTGTGGTATTGGATTACTATATGTCAGCACCAACTCCCGGTTTAGATGTGATTTATTCAGAATTTAGGAGCTCAACAATTAGTCAAGTACCAGTAATAAGGTGTTTTGGTTCTACAGAAACTG gtcaaaaaatatgtgttcATATCCACGGagtttttccatatttctATATTCCTTATGACGGGAAGAGCAATCCTGAAGAATTAATGTATAAATTAGCTGCAGTTATTGATAAGACTATTAATATACAGTTTAACCAAGCCACTTCCAATGCACAGCatgtttataaaatatctttGGTATCTGGAAT ACCAATGTATGGCTATCATGCCAAGAAGCACCAATTCctaaaaatttatctttacaaCCCAAGTTTGGTGCTCAAAGTTGGGGCCCTActcttaaacaaaaacatcCTCGCCCAAGTATTTCAACCACATGAAATCCACTTGAACTTTACTCTTCAATTTATGATTGACTACAACCTTCATGGCATGAGCAGTATTGTGATGTCCAACTTAAAGTTTCGTTTCAATCCAGAAAAGCCAGATACTGATATTGATAAGGATTTATTTTTGCCATACTCAATACAAAAAACTTCCTTGTGTGAATTGGAAGGAGATGTTCTTGcagaaaatatcttaaataagCAAGAAATATTAAGTGGAAATTTAGCAGTCAATCCAGGCATTGCAACTTTGTGGGAGGATGAGAAACAGAGGAGACGGAACAACAATCAAACATCACAATTAGGATGTTTTCTAgaactgaaaaatatgaatgtcGCTCCTACTAAGACACATTTGGTGTATCAGCAAGCTCTCAAAGAGAGACTGGCTATCTTATCAACTGATAATGTAGTTGAAAAA GAACTCAGTccaaatgtttcaatttatcCTGCTGAAACTCCTAgtgatttaaatattcaaaatgcctCTCTCTTGGATGTTCATGGCTCATCTTCATTAGAGTTGTCCCTGGATGACACCATTGTGTCAAATAATCAAAACCTAGATATTACTTTAACATCCAATGATGTTAGTCTGGATCAAGATGCTCAGTCTTTTTTGCGAATATTAGAACAACTAGCTGAAGAAAAG gTTGTTGAAGCTGAAGAGGAAGGCTGTGTGTTATCCCAGCTGCCTCTTTTGGaacaaaatgatgaaattgcAGAAGATGATCTGGACTTAAGCATGCCTCTTGAGTTACTTACCACTCCTGTAAAGCCATATGTGGATCCTGGCAAATATTCAAGTGACAGTGATGAAAATGAGGACTGTTTTAACACAACCTTGATTCCTCAGACTGATGGACAGCATTATAGTAGTGACTCAGATGATGGAAATCTCACTGAGGAAAATCTTAATGAATCAATAATGGCG AAGACTACCGCATCTCAGCAATATAGCGGTAAATCGATACCTGTCATTCACACAACCAAGGAATCAGACAATTGCCCGAAAAAATCGCCAGACAAACTTAGTTTATCACCATATGTCTTACTACCCAGATGCACACCAATAGTAAAACTCCGTCGACTAGATATTGATCAATCCCACTCTGTGGATACTAACGACTACCACCTCCCGCACCAACCACCTCCATCATCAAAAATGCAAGAAACTTTTGAGAAAATCATGCGACTCTTGAAATTTAGGGTCAATCAGCTGACTCTTAAAAGGAAACTATTGAGTATAGGGAAAGTGATCAAAAAGAATTCAATTGCGCAATTGGCACATGGTGTGAAACCGAAGTTTAGAGTTAAACCTTACAAAACGCATTTCCTAA atatttttggaaCTGCTCTAAAGCGTAATATCAATCAGGCTCTTCCAATGCGTAACATGTATATTAATTGTGATGGAGCTATGGATTCTAGTTCTGAAGATGAGCAAAATATCGCTTTGAAAACGAAATCCTTAAGGAAGACACCTCGTCCATCGCCTTATCCTTCATTGGCTATCACTCTTACGAATACACCAAACGGGACAAAGTGTGGTTCAG GACCTGCTGATAACAAGCTACCAATACCTGGAAACTACAAAGA CTGCCACTCTGCCAATCAGTCACTGAAAGTGCCCTACAAACACAATCTCTTTTCTCCTCAAACAACTTCTTCATTAAATCAAACCACAACAGAGGAGTTCATATCGTGTACCTACTCCTTAAAATTAGCTCTTACTACCTCACAAATGTCAAAGCAAAGTTATATTCCAGTCCAAGAGACTCAGTCTTGTAGAGACGTTTCTCAGAGCTGCGACCCTTTATATGGTGATACGGACTTATTTTCCGATAACGAGGATCCAAATGAGCACAATCTCACCGTCTCTGAGAAATATgatttaaattcgaaattcCTTGCTAAAGAAGGTTGTTCTACAATTTTTACTCCTGATAGCTCAGTTCCAAGTTCGGGCCAAAGTTTATCCTCAGATATTCCCCCATATCAACTAGAACTTcaaacttcaataaaaaaccAACCTAGTAAACCGCAGGCACCCACAAGATCCAGAGTAGAAGCAACATTGACAGAGTATAAAATCCCGAAAATTCAACAACAAGAGCCGTTTTATGGTAATGCAGATGATTATACAGGATTTGTGGAGATTGGCCAAAGAACTTTACGCATTCCAAGCAAAATCGCTGCTCATTTACCAGATTTCGAGTCACAATATAATGCAATAGAGGcatttagaagaaattttattgagaacgttgttaaattgaaatggaatgcaaataatgttaaaaacatGAAGTTGGCTTATTGTGCTAATAAAACTGTAGTGCTCCGCCCTATAAAGAGTGCACCTTCAATTCGAAGTGtcaaaaattgggaaaaaaatatgtcacaTCATGAAGAGTCTTCACCTGAACCAACACCACATGAAGGACGATCGAAAGTGTTCTATATTCCTGATAGTCCTAATAACATGAATGGCGATTCAGATTGTGAGCTTTCTTTAACGCCTTTAACACCTTTGAATTCGGTAATAGATCATAGgaaggaaaaggaaaaaattattcatccAGCAAAAAATGAATCCGGGAATAAATCTTGTCAAATCAGTGGTCAAACTCCATACAACACATTCGGCTTTGAAAAGTCGGTACAAGATTTATATGCAGCCAGAGCAGTGGAGCAGCATCAGTACCTAACTACTATGGTATTGGAACTCCATGTTCGCACTAGAGGCGATTTTAAACCCGATCCTCAATTAGACCAAATTGGTGCAATTTTCTACTCAATACTGAACGATATACCCGAAAATAGTCCAAAGAAGCGCAAAATTAGAGGCGTGATAGCTGTAAATAGCCTACCCGTAGAACTGGAAAAGATCAGGGCTGACTTCCTTTATGGCTTAGAAATTGACTGTGATATTACTTATGTAAAGACCGAAGAAGCTTTAATATATAGTGTAGTAGAGTTAGTTAGAAAGTGGGACGCAGATATATTAACCGGTTATGAGATTGAAATGCTCTCTTGGGGGTATTTAATAGAAAGAGCGCTTGTTTTATCAATAAACTTGATGCCGTTGCTCGGCAGAAGTGAGTTGCATAAATTTGGAAAGTCCAAGTTAAGCTACCAGGAATTTGAGACTAATATCATTGGTCGTATAGTACTGAACGTATGGAGAATAATGAGACATGAAATCGCTGTCCAGAGCTACACATTCGAGTCAGTAGTGTATCATATTCTGCATAGACGCATCCCTTTGTACCCATTTAAAGATTTGACTTTCTGGTGGGATCATTGCAGCAATCTTTACAGGCACCGCACAGTTCGTTACTACTTGCTGCGCGTAGATACAATACTAGAACTGTTTCATAAATTAGATTTCATTAATCGAACAAGTGAACTTGCCAGATTGTTCGGAATTATGTTCTACGAAGTTTTATCCAGGGGTTCGCAATTTAGAGTCGAATCAATGATGCTTCGCCTTGCCAAACCTCTGAACTTCGTTCCTGTGTCCCCAGACGTCAAGCAGCGAGCTCATATGAAAGCTCCAGAATTTATTCCATTGGTGATGGAGCCCGAATCCAAAATGTATACCGATCCAGTTATAGTTTTGGATTTTCAAAGCTTATATCCTTCAATAATAATAGCCTATAACTATTGTTTCACCACTTGTGTGGGAAGGGTTGGCAACCTAGGCCAGAACCACCCTTTCGAGTTCGGAGCTACCCAATTAAAAGTGCCAAGAAAACTGCTAGAAAAGCTCAGTAAGAGGAATTTGCTGAACTTTTCCCCCTGTGGAGTAGcgtttgtaaaaaataaagttcgAGAGGGAATTTTGCCGAGAATGTTGAAGGAAGTCCTGGACACGAGACTTATGGTGAAAAATTCgatgaaagaaaataaagggGAGGACAATTTGCTGAAAGTGTTGCACAATAGACAACTTGGATTGAAGTTGATAGCGAACGTTACTTATGGTTACACTGCTGCTAACTTTAGTGGGAGAATGTGTTGTGTGGAAGTGGGAGACAGTGTCGTGAGCAAAGGCAGGGAGACATTGCAACGAGCTATTGCAGTAGTGGAGGAATCTACTGAATGGGAAGCTAGG GTCGTTTATGGAGACACAGACTCACTCTTCGTCTTAGTACCCGGCAGAACAAAAGAAGAGGCCTTTGAAATCGGCAAACAAATTGCAGATGCTGTCACGGCAGATAATCCCGATCCTGTGAAGTTGAAATTGGAGAAGGTGTACCAGCCATGTATTTTGCAAACTAAAAAGAGATACGTGGGCTACATGTACGAGAGTCCGGACGATGAAGTTCCAGTCTATGAGGCTAAAGGTATCGAAACTGTAAGGCGTGATGGGTGCCCGGCTGTTTCAAAG ATGTTACAAAAGTGTCTCACCCTTCTATTCGAGACTAAAAAT GCTGGGAGAGCAAGCATTCAGGATCTAACCTTCGCGAAAGAATACAGGGGCAGTAGTGGATACAGACCTGGAGCATGTGTGCCTGCCTTAGAACTTGCGCG aaAATGGATCTTGACTGATAAGCGCAACGAACCACGTAGCGGGGAGAGAGTGCCATACATTATAGTGAATGGCCCTCCCGGATTACCATTAATACGTCTTGTACGTACTCCAAAGGATCTTCTCAGTGACAGTGCTCTGCGCCCCAATGCCCTCTATTATATTACCAAAGTCATTATTCCACCTCTAAATCGGTGCCTCAATCTCATCGGTGCTGATGTCAATATTtg GTTTAATCAGATGCCTCGAAAGAGTACTCAGTATCTTCCAAATACGTCTCCGAAAATTAAAACCACaatttcacaatattttatttcgaaaatgtgcGCATGTTGCTCGGAACCCACGCTGGAAGGACTCTGTGTGACATGTAGTCAAAAGCCGCATCTGGCAGCTCTGGTGCTTATggagaaattaagaaaatgggAACAAAACTACAACAATACATTATTG ATATGCCATTCTTGTACTGGCTATAGGGACCAAGTTAATTGTAACTCTTTAGACTGTCCTGTGCTCTACAGACGAATCCAAACTTGTAACGATCTTCAACAATCTGCGTATGTACGAGAACTTCTAGAAACTGCAACTATTTTTGGTAAAACTAACTTTTTTGATGGTAGATGA